The nucleotide sequence GGTCATGCTCTATCCGCTCGTTATCATTACACGCGAGCTGGGAATTTTCGGCACCCTGACCGGCGTTGTCTTCATCCATACGATTTTCGGCATGCCGATCCTCACGCTGCTGTTCCGCAATTATTTCGCCGGTCTGCCGCCGGAATTGTTCAAGGCGGCGCGTGTGGACGGTGCAGGCTTCTGGCGAATTTTCTTTCAGATCATGCTGCCGATGTCACTGCCAATTTTCGTAGTTGCGATCATTTTGCAGGTGACCGGTATCTGGAACGACTTTCTGTTTGGCGTGGTGTTCGCCGGAACGAAGAATTTTCCGATGACCGTGCAGTTGAACAATATTGTCAATTCCATGCAGGGCGTGAAGGAATACAACGTCAATATGGCAGCCACGATCCTGACCGGTGCCGTGCCACTGCTCGTTTACTTCCTCTCCGGCCGTTATTTCGTTCGCGGTATTGCCGCTGGCGCAGTGAAAGGATGAGTTCATGAATTCAAGCGTTTCCATCCAGGACCTGTCGCTTGGCTTCGGCACGGTCAATGTGCTGCAAAATCTCAATCTGGAAATCGGGGAAGGCGAGTTTCTCGTGCTTCTTGGGCCGTCCGGCTGCGGAAAGTCCACGCTGCTCAATTGCGTGGCTGGTCTTCTCGATATTTCCGAAGGCAGCATCTTCATCAAAGGCCGTAATGTCACCTGGGATGAGCCGAAGGACCGAGGCATCGGCATGGTGTTTCAATCCTACGCGCTTTACCCGCAAATGACTGTCGAAAAGAATCTTTCTTTCGGATTGCGCGTGGCCGGTCTGCCGAAGGGAGAGATCGACAATCGCATCAAGCGTGCTGCCGAAATTCTCCAGATCGAACCCTTGCTGCAACGCAAACCCTCGGCATTGTCTGGCGGTCAGCGTCAGCGTGTTGCGATCGGTCGTGCATTGGTGCGCGACGTCGATGTGTTCCTGTTCGACGAACCGCTTTCCAATCTCGATGCAAAATTGCGCTCCGAACTGCGCGTCGAGATCAAACGCCTTCATCAGAAACTCGGCAACACGATGATCTACGTTACCCACGACCAGATTGAAGCGCTGACGCTGGCGGATCGCATTGCCGTGATGAAAGGTGGCGTGGTTCAGCAACTGGCCGACCCGCTGACGATCTACAACCGCCCGAAGAACCGGTTTGTCGCGGGTTTCCTGGGGTCGCCATCGATGAATTTCTTCGCTGGTGAAATTGCGGTCACAGAAGGAAAGGCCGTATTCCACATCGGACAGACAGCCGTAGGGCTGGACGGATATGACGGAGCGCTACAGCCGGGCCGGAAGGCAACACTCGGTGTTCGTCCGGAACATGTCAGGCTTGAGATCGAGGACGGTTTCGAGGCGACAGTCGATCTGGATGAACCGATGGGTGCCGATAGTCTGGTCTGGCTTCGGCTGAACGGGCATCCGCTTTCCGCGCGCGTGGAAGCTGGAAAGCGTTATCGGGCAGGAGAGAAGGTCAGGATCGGCTTCAAACCCGATACCCTGTCGCTTTTCGATGCTCAAACGGAGGAGAGGCTTTAGATGAACAGAGAACAACGCTCCCCTTAACAGCCTTCAGCAAGAGGCGACCATTGTTTTTGCTGACGGATCGGACACCGCGTCGATCCGCATGGGCGCATTTTGCTCAGAAAAACCAATGTAATTCTGGAACGAGTTCAAAGGATAAGGACATGAACGGATATTCCTATCAGCTTTACAGCTCTCGCAATTTCCAGCCGCTGGAGCGCACACTCACAATGTTGCGCGACCTCGGTTATCGTCGTGTAGAAGGTTACGGGGGGATTTATGGTGATCCCGTTCGATTAAAGAAGGATCTCGATGCTTTGGGGCTTTCCATGCCTACCGGCCATTTTGGTCTGGATATGCTGGAAAATGAAGTGAGCCGCGTTCTGGAGATTGCCAAGGTTGCCGATATGAAGGCGATCTTCTGTCCTTATCTCGATGCAGATCGCCGCCCGGATAGTGTCGCTGGCTGGCAGGAGTTTGGTAAACGCCTGGTCGCGGCTGGTGAGCCTTATCGCAAGGAAGGCTATGCCTTTGGCTGGCACAACCACGATTTCGAGTTCCGGCCCTTGGCTGACGGTTCCGTGCCGCAGGAACACATCATGAATGCTTCGCCCGATCTGGCCTGGGAGGCCGATATTGCCTGGATCATCAAAGGGGGAGCCGACCCGCTTGAATGGATCGAGCGTTACGGCGACCGGATACTGGCAGTTCATGTAAAGGACATCGCGGTGAATGGAGAAAAGGCCGACGAAGACGGTTGGGAAGATGTTGGTCACGGGACCGTCGACTGGCCTGCCTTGTTTACGGCTTTGCGCAAGACGCCTGCCCGCTATTTCATCATGGAACACGATAACCCGTCGGACGATACCCGGTTTGCGAGCCGTTCCATCGAAACCGTAAGAACTTTCTAAATTGGAGAAAGAAATGACCAGGAAACTTGGTGTCGGGATTATCGGCTGCGGCAATATATCAGCTACATATCTGCGGCTGTCACCTATGTTTCGAAGCATTGAAATGAGGGCTTGCGCAGATATCAATCTGGCGGCGGCAAATGCGCGGGCAGAAGAGTTCGGCGTAAAGGCACAGACTATTGAGGAACTGCTTCGGAATGATGACATAGACATCATCGTCAATCTGACAATTCCAGATGCCCACTATGCAGTAACCAAGCAGATACTGGCGGCAGGCAAACACGCCTATTCGGAAAAGCCGCTGGTTCTTTCAATGGAGCAGGGGCTGGAACTGAAGGCACTTGCCGACGGCCGCGGTCTCAAAGTGGGGTGCGCTCCTGACACTTTTCTGGGCGGTGCGCACCAGCTGGCGCGGCGCGAAATCGATAGTGGGAATGTCGGCCGTATCACTTCAGGCACCTGCCACGTCATGAGCCATGGTATGGAGCATTGGCATCCGAACCCGGACTTCTTCTTCAAGCATGGTGGCGGCCCCATTCTCGATCTCGGGCCTTATTACATCGCAAATCTCGTCAATCTCATCGGGCCTGTGAAGCGTGTCGCGGCTTTGACTTCCATGGCGACCCCGACGCGGACGATCAGTTCGGAGCCGCGCAAAGGCGAAACCATTCCCGTTGAGACACCAACCACCATTCACGCGCTGCTGGAATTCGAGCAAGGCGCAACAATAACGCTTTCAGCAAGTTGGGATGTGTGGGCGCACCGCCATGCGAACATGGAACTATATGGCACCGAGGGATCGCTCTATCTGCCGGACCCAAATTTTTTCGGTGGGGAAGTCCAGATAGCGAAGCCGGGTGAGCCAGCCGAACCAGTCGAAAACTGGGAACACCCCTTTGGCATCGCCAATGAGCAGCACTCGCAAGGTATGATGGCCAACTATAGAGCGGCAGGACTGGCAGATATGGCGGCCGCCATCCTGGATGGTCGCGATATGCGCTGTTCGCTGGAACGCGCCCTGCATGGGGTCGATGTCATGCTGGCCATTCTGAGATCAGGTGAAGAAAAGCGTTTCATCGACATTGAAACACGATGCACGCGCCCTGAAGCACTCGATATCGCTGCCGCAGAAGCCTTGCTTCAGCCGGAAGAAAACAGACAGAAACGGGCGGCAAACTGACTTTGCATCGCTCCTCCCGAGCGATTGGAGGCTATCCCGATCCCGCGGGATTGGGGTGGCCTCCACCCACCTAGCCTATCGTCTGCAGAGACTTGATGTCCTTGCCGTTGATTCGGCCCAGAATGGCTTTACCAAGTTGTTGGCCCGCGAGCTTGAAACTCTCCTCAACAACAATCAGGCCCGGACGAAACCAGTGCAAAATCTCGGTCGACTGTTTGGCTGCTACATCAACTTCATTGCCGATGTTCATTCCCGCATCTTCGATACCTGCAACAATTGCTAATGCAGCCGCACTGCCGGAGCAGATGATGCCGTCCGGCCGATCTGCTCTCTTCATCAGTTGAGCAACATGCAGCCGCAAGCCCTCAAGGGACGTATCGAGATCAACCCCTTCAAATGGTGATCCACTGCAATGAAAGGTCCGCAGCCCCTCATAAAATCCACCCACCATATGCCGGTAATA is from Brucella intermedia LMG 3301 and encodes:
- a CDS encoding ABC transporter ATP-binding protein; the protein is MNSSVSIQDLSLGFGTVNVLQNLNLEIGEGEFLVLLGPSGCGKSTLLNCVAGLLDISEGSIFIKGRNVTWDEPKDRGIGMVFQSYALYPQMTVEKNLSFGLRVAGLPKGEIDNRIKRAAEILQIEPLLQRKPSALSGGQRQRVAIGRALVRDVDVFLFDEPLSNLDAKLRSELRVEIKRLHQKLGNTMIYVTHDQIEALTLADRIAVMKGGVVQQLADPLTIYNRPKNRFVAGFLGSPSMNFFAGEIAVTEGKAVFHIGQTAVGLDGYDGALQPGRKATLGVRPEHVRLEIEDGFEATVDLDEPMGADSLVWLRLNGHPLSARVEAGKRYRAGEKVRIGFKPDTLSLFDAQTEERL
- a CDS encoding sugar phosphate isomerase/epimerase family protein; this encodes MNGYSYQLYSSRNFQPLERTLTMLRDLGYRRVEGYGGIYGDPVRLKKDLDALGLSMPTGHFGLDMLENEVSRVLEIAKVADMKAIFCPYLDADRRPDSVAGWQEFGKRLVAAGEPYRKEGYAFGWHNHDFEFRPLADGSVPQEHIMNASPDLAWEADIAWIIKGGADPLEWIERYGDRILAVHVKDIAVNGEKADEDGWEDVGHGTVDWPALFTALRKTPARYFIMEHDNPSDDTRFASRSIETVRTF
- a CDS encoding Gfo/Idh/MocA family protein — encoded protein: MTRKLGVGIIGCGNISATYLRLSPMFRSIEMRACADINLAAANARAEEFGVKAQTIEELLRNDDIDIIVNLTIPDAHYAVTKQILAAGKHAYSEKPLVLSMEQGLELKALADGRGLKVGCAPDTFLGGAHQLARREIDSGNVGRITSGTCHVMSHGMEHWHPNPDFFFKHGGGPILDLGPYYIANLVNLIGPVKRVAALTSMATPTRTISSEPRKGETIPVETPTTIHALLEFEQGATITLSASWDVWAHRHANMELYGTEGSLYLPDPNFFGGEVQIAKPGEPAEPVENWEHPFGIANEQHSQGMMANYRAAGLADMAAAILDGRDMRCSLERALHGVDVMLAILRSGEEKRFIDIETRCTRPEALDIAAAEALLQPEENRQKRAAN